From a region of the Terriglobales bacterium genome:
- a CDS encoding sigma-70 family RNA polymerase sigma factor, with the protein MSAVGARDQGAMAALYDRYSSVVYGVALRILRDSAAAEDVLQDVFLQLWRNPGVFDARRGALGAWLAVIARHRSIDALRKQKPEDELPETVAINMDLENGTARRRVVEKIRAVLQGVPQAQRSALEMAFFEGMTHSEIAEKTGEPLGTVKTRIRAALITLRKAFAE; encoded by the coding sequence ATGTCGGCGGTCGGTGCGCGCGATCAAGGCGCGATGGCAGCGCTCTACGACCGCTACTCTTCGGTGGTTTATGGCGTGGCGCTGCGCATTCTACGCGACAGCGCGGCGGCCGAGGATGTTCTGCAGGATGTTTTCCTGCAGCTGTGGCGCAATCCTGGAGTCTTCGATGCCCGCCGTGGCGCCCTGGGAGCCTGGCTGGCGGTGATCGCGCGCCACCGTTCGATTGACGCGCTGCGCAAGCAGAAGCCGGAAGACGAACTTCCGGAGACAGTGGCCATTAATATGGACCTGGAGAATGGCACCGCGCGACGGCGAGTGGTGGAGAAGATTCGCGCGGTGCTGCAAGGCGTTCCCCAAGCCCAGAGGTCGGCGCTGGAGATGGCTTTTTTTGAGGGCATGACACACAGCGAGATCGCGGAGAAGACAGGCGAGCCACTGGGGACGGTGAAGACACGTATTCGCGCGGCACTCATAACGCTGCGGAAGGCGTTTGCGGAATGA
- a CDS encoding cyclase family protein, which yields MAIFDLSHPLQPGMPSYPGLPQPQFHVFLAHGDAPKHAHYAPGTSFQIAAYEFAGNTGTYVDAPFHRHPDGMDFASLPLEKLVNLAGLLIDGPHDGPIHAQHFVDLDVKGRAVLLHTGWASRWGGDYFRSGPYLTASAAEHLAMTGAALVGIDCANIDNMQDSARPAHTILLGAGIPIVEHLRGLEQVSRRRFRFFAAPPAIQGGTSFPVRAFAIAE from the coding sequence ATGGCCATCTTTGACCTCTCGCATCCCCTGCAGCCTGGAATGCCCTCCTATCCCGGTCTGCCGCAGCCCCAATTCCACGTCTTTCTCGCGCACGGGGATGCGCCGAAGCATGCGCACTATGCACCCGGCACCAGCTTCCAGATCGCTGCTTATGAATTCGCCGGCAATACCGGAACCTATGTCGATGCTCCGTTTCATCGGCATCCTGATGGCATGGACTTCGCTTCACTGCCGCTGGAAAAGCTCGTCAATCTGGCTGGATTGTTGATTGACGGTCCCCATGACGGCCCCATCCATGCGCAGCATTTCGTAGATCTGGACGTGAAGGGTCGGGCCGTTCTGCTACACACGGGATGGGCTAGCCGCTGGGGAGGAGACTACTTCCGCTCTGGCCCCTACCTCACCGCCAGCGCCGCCGAGCATCTGGCCATGACGGGAGCAGCATTGGTGGGCATCGATTGCGCCAACATCGATAACATGCAGGATTCCGCGCGCCCAGCACACACCATCCTGCTGGGCGCCGGAATTCCCATCGTTGAACATCTCCGCGGTCTCGAGCAGGTAAGCCGAAGAAGATTTCGGTTTTTTGCTGCCCCTCCCGCCATCCAGGGCGGAACGTCATTCCCGGTGCGCGCCTTCGCGATAGCGGAGTGA
- a CDS encoding isoprenylcysteine carboxylmethyltransferase family protein, with the protein MSASAQLFALFRTALFVVFIMGTVLVYLPWWLGMFRWPSDWVWRWELLGIVPLLAGIGIALRCVFAFAWEGLGTPAPVDAPRKLVVTGWYRYVRNPMYWGAFLILLGEWALFGTGWSTVLYLAGFLSAVLLFVVFYEEPALQRKFGSEYEEYRRNVPRWIPRRFPWEGISPSPPSGSAG; encoded by the coding sequence ATGTCGGCGTCTGCCCAGCTTTTCGCGCTCTTTCGCACAGCGCTCTTTGTGGTCTTCATTATGGGGACAGTATTGGTCTATCTGCCCTGGTGGCTGGGAATGTTTCGCTGGCCCAGCGACTGGGTCTGGCGTTGGGAGTTACTTGGCATTGTGCCTCTGCTGGCAGGTATTGGGATCGCTCTGCGTTGTGTGTTCGCTTTCGCATGGGAGGGACTGGGCACGCCGGCCCCGGTGGATGCGCCCCGCAAGCTGGTAGTCACCGGCTGGTACCGTTACGTACGCAACCCGATGTACTGGGGAGCGTTTCTCATCCTGCTCGGCGAGTGGGCGCTTTTTGGCACAGGATGGTCCACGGTTCTTTACCTGGCGGGCTTCCTTTCGGCAGTTCTTCTGTTTGTAGTTTTCTATGAGGAACCAGCGCTGCAGCGGAAATTCGGTAGCGAGTACGAGGAATACCGCCGCAACGTCCCGCGCTGGATTCCTCGACGCTTTCCCTGGGAGGGTATTAGCCCGTCCCCACCATCAGGATCGGCGGGGTAG
- a CDS encoding cytochrome c: MRALILPVLLFISAIISVAQMPQTPAEKPTLKLSKVGAAYTPPYSGKQMYDAYCASCHGLDGKGTGPAAALKDPIPDLTKIKKHNQGTYPAAHVAEIIRGDVSVAAHGSKDMPVWGSVLLRVSDHHPAEVQQRIANLTGYIQSLQR; encoded by the coding sequence ATGCGCGCCCTGATTTTGCCTGTGCTCTTATTCATATCCGCAATAATATCGGTTGCCCAGATGCCACAGACGCCCGCCGAAAAGCCAACTTTAAAGCTCAGCAAGGTAGGAGCGGCGTACACTCCACCCTATTCCGGCAAACAGATGTATGACGCTTACTGCGCCTCCTGTCACGGACTTGACGGAAAGGGAACCGGGCCTGCAGCCGCCCTCAAGGACCCGATACCGGATCTGACGAAGATCAAGAAGCACAACCAAGGCACGTATCCCGCGGCGCACGTCGCCGAAATCATTCGTGGCGACGTCAGCGTGGCGGCACATGGCTCCAAAGATATGCCGGTCTGGGGTTCGGTTCTGCTTAGAGTAAGTGATCATCATCCCGCCGAGGTGCAGCAGCGGATCGCGAATCTGACGGGATATATCCAGTCGTTGCAGAGGTAA
- a CDS encoding nuclear transport factor 2 family protein, giving the protein MKPQNSDLEQIQILLKSINDAWLKGRPEDVPQALTPHFHPDICIKGPGLQMMAKGRDACARSYQEFLQQATLKDCALSEPEVSVYGDTAVATFKWEMTYVLQGQEYRESGYDLFVLCRADGRWLACWRAMLPAPSQ; this is encoded by the coding sequence ATGAAGCCACAGAACAGCGACCTGGAGCAGATACAAATCCTGCTGAAGAGCATTAATGACGCCTGGCTGAAGGGACGGCCTGAAGACGTTCCTCAAGCGCTCACTCCACACTTTCATCCCGACATTTGCATTAAAGGCCCCGGCCTTCAGATGATGGCCAAGGGCAGGGACGCCTGTGCGCGCAGCTATCAGGAATTTCTGCAGCAAGCCACACTCAAGGACTGCGCGCTCTCTGAGCCAGAGGTGAGCGTCTATGGAGATACCGCGGTTGCGACTTTCAAATGGGAAATGACCTATGTCCTCCAAGGCCAGGAATATCGCGAGTCCGGCTATGATCTGTTCGTCCTGTGCCGCGCCGACGGGCGCTGGCTAGCCTGCTGGAGGGCGATGCTGCCAGCTCCTTCACAATAA
- the asnA gene encoding aspartate--ammonia ligase: MTTTTLEKHKKTPQKTPPALDKKADLAGPGIGDYAEIERILPKDYQSLLTPKETQQAIFAVKQYIEENLCRELNLLMVTVPLIVDVESGVNDMLDRDGSRTPIQFHISNDRNRNPIDAQVVQAATKWKRMALRQFACQPGEGICTDMRAVRKDYFLDHDHSAYVDQWDWERAVSPSERNLTFLRMVVNRIWKVLVGAERFALEMFPQLDDSRYPRLPDEITFLHAEEILDMYPDLPRKQRETQVLQKYPAIFIVGIGWPLKDGYPHEMRAADYDDWVTDTSAETGKATHGLNGDILVWNPVTKRRHELSSMGIRVNSETLQKQLEMSGQIDFLKFPYHQGILKGEIPLSIGGGIGQSRTLMLILRKAHLGEVSVTVWPKILKSICAKKNIFVLE; the protein is encoded by the coding sequence ATGACTACCACCACGCTTGAAAAGCACAAGAAGACGCCTCAGAAGACACCGCCCGCGCTCGACAAGAAGGCCGATCTGGCGGGTCCGGGCATCGGCGACTACGCTGAGATTGAACGCATACTTCCCAAGGACTACCAGTCCCTGCTGACGCCGAAGGAAACACAACAGGCCATTTTTGCAGTCAAACAATATATCGAAGAGAACCTCTGCCGCGAACTGAACCTGTTGATGGTGACAGTGCCGCTCATCGTAGACGTGGAGAGCGGCGTCAATGACATGCTGGATCGTGACGGCTCGCGCACGCCCATACAATTTCACATTTCCAACGACCGCAACCGCAACCCCATCGACGCGCAGGTAGTACAAGCAGCTACCAAGTGGAAGAGAATGGCGCTGCGGCAGTTCGCCTGTCAGCCCGGCGAGGGCATATGCACGGATATGCGCGCGGTTCGTAAGGATTATTTCCTCGACCACGACCACAGCGCCTATGTTGACCAGTGGGATTGGGAACGGGCCGTCAGTCCTTCAGAGCGGAATCTCACCTTTTTGAGAATGGTGGTGAATCGCATATGGAAGGTGTTGGTGGGCGCGGAGCGCTTTGCCCTGGAGATGTTCCCGCAGCTCGATGATTCGCGCTATCCGCGTCTGCCGGATGAAATCACCTTTCTGCACGCCGAAGAAATTCTCGACATGTATCCGGACCTGCCCCGCAAGCAGCGGGAGACCCAGGTGCTGCAGAAATATCCCGCCATCTTCATCGTAGGAATCGGTTGGCCTTTGAAGGACGGCTACCCGCACGAAATGCGAGCTGCCGATTACGATGACTGGGTCACCGATACCAGCGCGGAAACCGGAAAGGCAACTCATGGGCTTAACGGCGACATTCTGGTATGGAACCCGGTCACCAAACGGCGGCACGAACTCAGCTCCATGGGGATCCGGGTGAATTCCGAGACTCTCCAGAAGCAACTGGAGATGTCTGGACAGATCGACTTCCTGAAATTTCCTTATCACCAGGGGATTTTGAAGGGAGAAATTCCGCTCTCGATTGGCGGAGGAATCGGGCAGTCTCGGACGCTGATGCTGATCCTGAGGAAGGCGCACCTCGGCGAAGTCAGTGTCACGGTATGGCCAAAAATCCTGAAGAGCATCTGCGCCAAGAAGAATATTTTCGTGCTCGAGTAG
- a CDS encoding anti-sigma factor translates to MTAHDQFAEDLALYALNTLTGADKAALEAHLAGCAECRRELEQLHTDISLLALSTEGPAPPARSRQRLLSAIAQEKPAAERESRRSSAWGWFWVPSLAAVAMALVAFSLWRQSQDLNRRIKNLEAQNSQVQSEVQHAREVANLLTSPEAKRFTLIAANARPQPQAKAVYMASTGKLVLLASNMEPPPAGKAYEVWLLPMSGAAPMPCGMFKPDSKGSATMMGPGMPYGTEAKGFAITMENEAGSEVPTPPILMVGTG, encoded by the coding sequence ATGACCGCCCACGACCAATTCGCGGAAGACCTGGCGCTTTATGCCCTAAATACGCTCACGGGAGCCGACAAGGCAGCGCTGGAGGCACATCTTGCAGGCTGCGCCGAATGCCGCCGCGAACTGGAACAGCTGCACACAGACATAAGCCTGCTGGCTCTTTCCACTGAGGGTCCTGCGCCGCCAGCGCGATCGCGCCAGCGACTGCTCTCGGCGATTGCGCAGGAGAAGCCGGCCGCCGAGCGGGAGAGCCGCAGGTCCTCAGCATGGGGCTGGTTCTGGGTACCTTCGCTGGCAGCCGTGGCGATGGCCCTGGTGGCCTTTTCGCTTTGGCGGCAGAGTCAGGATCTGAATCGGCGGATTAAGAATCTTGAGGCACAGAATTCGCAAGTTCAGAGCGAGGTGCAGCACGCCCGCGAAGTTGCCAATCTCCTGACTTCGCCGGAAGCGAAGCGGTTCACCCTGATCGCGGCCAATGCAAGGCCACAACCGCAAGCGAAAGCGGTCTATATGGCGAGCACCGGGAAACTCGTGCTTCTGGCCAGCAACATGGAACCTCCACCGGCAGGCAAAGCTTACGAGGTCTGGCTACTCCCGATGTCGGGGGCGGCTCCCATGCCTTGCGGCATGTTCAAGCCTGACTCCAAGGGAAGCGCCACCATGATGGGTCCAGGCATGCCCTATGGCACGGAGGCTAAAGGTTTCGCCATAACCATGGAAAACGAAGCCGGCAGCGAAGTGCCTACCCCGCCGATCCTGATGGTGGGGACGGGCTAA
- the kdsB gene encoding 3-deoxy-manno-octulosonate cytidylyltransferase, which translates to MFAIAVIPARLASTRLPRKILRELSGRPMLAWVYEAVRSSALLKDVIVATDSEEILRLCRQQGWHVRMTSPQHRSGTERVHEVAQTVAADVYLNVQGDEPLTRLEHIDSLLRIMNDSSVEVGTLKTPMAAIDIPNPNAVKVVTDSAGRALYFSRATIPCDRDRTAEVRYFKHLGFYAYRKAALDRFVALPESSLERSEKLEQLRFLENGISIQVAETPFDTVGVDTEEDLRRAEELLVSLSRRG; encoded by the coding sequence ATGTTTGCGATAGCCGTTATCCCTGCCCGGCTGGCTTCGACAAGGCTGCCGCGCAAGATTCTGCGCGAGCTCTCAGGCCGGCCCATGTTGGCGTGGGTCTATGAGGCGGTTCGTTCGTCAGCTCTGCTAAAAGACGTGATTGTGGCCACCGACTCGGAGGAAATCCTGCGACTCTGCCGGCAACAGGGCTGGCACGTCCGCATGACATCGCCCCAACACCGCAGCGGCACTGAGCGCGTGCATGAAGTTGCACAGACGGTCGCGGCAGACGTGTATCTGAACGTGCAGGGAGATGAGCCGCTGACCCGCCTGGAACACATCGACTCGCTCCTGCGGATCATGAATGATTCTTCGGTCGAGGTGGGCACGCTCAAGACGCCAATGGCCGCGATCGACATCCCCAATCCCAATGCCGTGAAAGTAGTGACAGACTCAGCGGGACGAGCGCTCTATTTTTCGCGTGCGACCATCCCCTGCGATCGCGATCGCACCGCCGAGGTTCGCTATTTCAAGCATCTGGGCTTTTACGCTTATCGCAAGGCGGCGCTGGATCGCTTCGTAGCGCTGCCGGAATCCTCGTTGGAGCGCAGCGAAAAGCTGGAACAATTGCGGTTTCTCGAGAATGGAATTTCTATTCAGGTAGCCGAGACTCCGTTTGATACCGTGGGCGTCGATACAGAAGAAGACCTGCGGCGAGCCGAGGAGCTGCTTGTCTCGCTTTCCCGACGCGGGTGA